One stretch of Pseudomonas azotoformans DNA includes these proteins:
- the apbC gene encoding iron-sulfur cluster carrier protein ApbC → MSAVNRAAVEAVLRQYTDPYLNQDPVSAGCVRTIDVQGDQVSVQLELGYAAGLFKSGWAQMLQMAIEGLDGVRSAKVDIRCVIAAHKAQAQIPGLANVKNVVAVASGKGGVGKSTTAANLALALAREGARVGILDADIYGPSQGVMFGIAEGTRPKVKDQKWFVPIESLGVEVMSMAFLTDDNTPMVWRGPMVSGALLQLVTQTAWGDLDYLVIDMPPGTGDIQLTLAQKVPVAGSVIVTTPQDLALLDAKKGVEMFRKVNIPVLGVVENMAVHICSNCGHAEHLFGEGGGEKLATQYGVELLASLPLSMLIREQADGGKPTVVAEPDSQIAMIYQELARHVGARIVLQEAATPAMPTITVSDD, encoded by the coding sequence ATGAGCGCCGTCAATCGCGCAGCGGTGGAAGCCGTGCTTCGCCAGTACACCGACCCTTATTTGAACCAGGACCCGGTCAGTGCCGGCTGTGTACGCACCATCGACGTCCAGGGCGACCAGGTGTCGGTCCAATTGGAACTGGGCTATGCAGCCGGTCTGTTCAAGAGCGGTTGGGCGCAGATGCTGCAAATGGCCATCGAAGGTCTCGACGGCGTGCGGTCGGCCAAGGTCGACATCCGATGCGTGATCGCCGCGCACAAGGCCCAGGCGCAGATCCCTGGCCTGGCCAACGTCAAGAACGTAGTGGCCGTGGCGTCCGGCAAGGGCGGCGTGGGTAAATCCACCACGGCAGCCAACCTGGCCCTGGCCCTGGCTCGCGAAGGTGCGCGCGTGGGCATTCTCGATGCGGATATCTATGGCCCGAGCCAAGGCGTGATGTTCGGTATCGCCGAAGGCACGCGGCCGAAGGTCAAGGACCAGAAATGGTTCGTGCCGATCGAGTCCCTGGGCGTGGAAGTGATGTCCATGGCCTTCCTCACCGATGACAACACGCCGATGGTCTGGCGCGGCCCGATGGTCTCAGGCGCTTTGCTGCAACTGGTCACCCAGACCGCCTGGGGCGACCTGGACTACCTGGTGATCGATATGCCGCCAGGCACCGGCGACATCCAGCTGACCCTGGCGCAAAAAGTCCCGGTGGCCGGCTCGGTGATTGTCACTACGCCTCAGGACCTGGCCTTGCTCGACGCCAAGAAAGGTGTGGAAATGTTCCGCAAGGTCAACATCCCGGTGCTGGGTGTGGTGGAGAACATGGCGGTGCACATCTGTTCCAACTGTGGCCATGCCGAGCATCTGTTCGGCGAAGGCGGTGGCGAGAAGCTGGCCACTCAGTACGGCGTGGAACTGTTGGCCTCGTTGCCGCTGTCGATGCTCATCCGCGAGCAGGCGGATGGTGGCAAGCCTACCGTTGTGGCAGAACCGGATAGCCAGATCGCCATGATCTATCAGGAGCTGGCGCGTCATGTCGGTGCGCGGATAGTCCTGCAGGAAGCTGCCACGCCAGCCATGCCGACCATCACCGTCAGCGACGACTGA
- the fdxA gene encoding ferredoxin FdxA, translated as MTFVVTDNCIKCKYTDCVEVCPVDCFYEGPNFLVIHPDECIDCALCEPECPAVAIFSEDEVPAEMQEFIQLNVELAEIWPNITERKDPMPDAAEWDGKKGKIADLER; from the coding sequence ATGACCTTCGTCGTTACCGACAACTGCATCAAGTGCAAGTACACCGACTGCGTCGAAGTGTGTCCGGTGGACTGCTTCTACGAAGGCCCGAACTTCCTGGTTATCCACCCGGATGAGTGCATCGATTGCGCCCTGTGTGAACCTGAATGCCCGGCCGTCGCTATTTTCTCCGAGGATGAAGTCCCGGCGGAGATGCAGGAATTCATTCAGTTGAACGTCGAGCTGGCGGAAATCTGGCCGAATATCACTGAGCGCAAAGATCCGATGCCGGACGCAGCGGAGTGGGATGGCAAAAAAGGTAAGATTGCAGACCTCGAACGCTGA
- the mutS gene encoding DNA mismatch repair protein MutS, whose amino-acid sequence MSKTTSDLSSHTPMMQQYWRLKNQHPDQLMFYRMGDFYEIFYEDAKKAAKLLDITLTARGQSAGQSIPMCGIPYHSLEGYLVKLVKLGESVVICEQIGDPATSKGPVERQVVRIITPGTVSDEALLDERRDNLIAAVLGDERLFGLSVLDITSGNFSVLEIKGWENLLAELERINPVELLIPDDWPKDLPAEKRRGAKRRAPWDFERDSALKSLCQQFSVQDLKGFGCETLTLAIGAAGCLLGYAKETQRTALPHLRSLRHERLDDTVVLDGASRRNLELDTNLAGGRDNTLQSVVDRCQTAMGSRLLTRWLNRPLRDLVVLQARQTSITCLLDGYRFEKLQPQLKEIGDIERILARIGLRNARPRDLARLRDALGALPQLQVAMTELDTPHLQQLATTAGTYPELAALLEKAIIDNPPAIIRDGGVLKTGYDSELDELQSLSENAGQFLIDLEAREKARTGLANLKVGYNRVHGYFIELPSKQAESAPIDYQRRQTLKGAERFITPELKEFEDKALSAKSRALAREKMLYENLLEDLISQLAPLQDTAAALAELDVLSNLAERALNLDLNCPRFVSEPCMRIVQGRHPVVEQVLTTPFVANDLSLDDDTRMLVITGPNMGGKSTYMRQTALIVLLAHIGSFVPAASCELSLVDRIFTRIGSSDDLAGGRSTFMVEMSETANILHNATERSLVLMDEVGRGTSTFDGLSLAWAAAERLAHLRAYTLFATHYFELTVLPESEPLVANVHLNATEHNERIVFLHHVLPGPASQSYGLAVAQLAGVPNDVITRAREHLSRLETTALPHETVVASPAKTTSKPAAPHQSDMFASLPHPVLDELAKLDLDGLTPRKALEMLYALQVRI is encoded by the coding sequence ATGAGTAAAACCACTTCAGACCTGTCCTCCCATACCCCGATGATGCAGCAGTACTGGCGCCTCAAGAACCAGCACCCTGATCAGTTGATGTTCTACCGCATGGGCGACTTCTACGAGATCTTCTACGAAGACGCGAAGAAGGCCGCCAAGCTGCTGGACATCACCCTGACCGCGCGTGGGCAGTCGGCGGGGCAGTCGATTCCGATGTGTGGGATTCCTTACCATTCGTTGGAAGGTTACCTGGTCAAGCTGGTGAAACTGGGCGAGTCGGTAGTGATCTGTGAGCAGATCGGCGACCCGGCGACCAGCAAGGGGCCGGTTGAACGCCAGGTGGTGCGCATTATTACGCCGGGGACGGTGAGTGATGAGGCACTGCTGGATGAGCGTCGCGACAACCTCATTGCTGCGGTGTTGGGCGATGAGCGTCTGTTTGGCCTGTCGGTGCTGGATATCACCAGCGGCAACTTCAGTGTGCTGGAGATCAAGGGCTGGGAGAACCTGCTGGCGGAGCTGGAGCGCATCAATCCGGTAGAGCTGTTGATCCCGGATGATTGGCCGAAGGATCTGCCGGCAGAAAAACGTCGTGGGGCCAAGCGCCGTGCGCCGTGGGATTTCGAGCGTGATTCGGCGCTGAAAAGTCTGTGCCAGCAGTTCTCGGTGCAGGACCTCAAAGGCTTCGGGTGCGAAACCCTGACCCTGGCCATCGGCGCCGCCGGTTGCCTGCTGGGCTATGCCAAGGAAACCCAGCGCACCGCCCTGCCGCACTTGCGCAGCCTGCGTCATGAGCGTCTGGACGATACCGTGGTGCTCGATGGCGCCAGCCGTCGCAACCTGGAGCTGGATACCAACCTGGCCGGTGGTCGCGATAACACCCTGCAATCGGTGGTCGATCGTTGCCAGACGGCCATGGGCAGTCGCTTGCTGACCCGCTGGCTGAACCGTCCGCTGCGGGACCTGGTGGTGCTGCAAGCGCGCCAGACGTCCATTACCTGCCTGCTGGACGGCTATCGCTTTGAAAAGCTGCAGCCGCAGTTGAAGGAAATCGGCGATATCGAGCGCATCCTTGCGCGGATCGGCCTGCGTAACGCACGACCCCGCGACCTGGCGCGCCTGCGCGATGCCCTCGGTGCCCTGCCGCAACTGCAGGTGGCGATGACTGAGCTGGATACGCCGCACCTGCAACAGCTTGCAACTACAGCCGGGACTTACCCGGAGCTGGCGGCCTTGCTGGAAAAAGCCATCATCGACAACCCGCCGGCGATCATCCGTGACGGCGGCGTACTCAAGACCGGTTACGACAGCGAGCTGGACGAGCTGCAATCCCTGAGCGAAAACGCCGGACAGTTCCTGATCGACCTGGAAGCCCGTGAAAAAGCCCGCACCGGCCTGGCCAACCTGAAAGTTGGCTACAACCGTGTGCATGGCTACTTTATTGAATTGCCCAGCAAGCAGGCCGAATCGGCACCGATCGACTATCAGCGTCGCCAGACCCTCAAAGGTGCCGAACGGTTTATCACCCCGGAGCTGAAAGAATTCGAAGACAAGGCGCTCTCGGCCAAGAGCCGTGCCTTGGCTCGAGAGAAGATGCTCTACGAAAACCTGCTGGAAGACTTGATCAGCCAACTGGCACCGCTGCAGGACACCGCCGCCGCCCTGGCCGAACTGGACGTGTTGAGCAACCTGGCCGAACGGGCGCTGAACCTTGATCTGAACTGCCCGCGCTTTGTCAGCGAGCCATGCATGCGCATCGTGCAAGGTCGTCACCCGGTTGTAGAACAGGTGCTGACCACGCCGTTCGTCGCCAACGACCTGTCGCTGGACGACGATACCCGCATGTTGGTGATCACCGGTCCGAACATGGGCGGTAAATCCACCTACATGCGCCAGACCGCCTTGATCGTGCTGCTGGCGCATATCGGCAGCTTTGTGCCGGCGGCCAGTTGCGAACTGTCCCTGGTGGACCGCATTTTCACCCGGATCGGCTCCAGCGATGACCTGGCCGGTGGCCGTTCGACCTTTATGGTGGAAATGAGCGAGACCGCCAACATTCTGCACAACGCCACCGAGCGCAGCCTGGTGCTGATGGACGAAGTAGGTCGCGGCACCAGCACCTTCGACGGCTTGTCCCTGGCCTGGGCGGCTGCCGAACGCCTTGCTCATCTGCGCGCGTATACGCTGTTCGCCACGCACTACTTCGAGCTGACGGTGTTGCCGGAAAGCGAGCCGCTGGTAGCCAACGTGCATCTGAACGCCACTGAGCACAACGAGCGCATCGTGTTCCTGCACCACGTGCTGCCTGGGCCGGCCAGCCAGAGCTATGGCCTGGCCGTGGCGCAATTGGCCGGGGTACCGAACGATGTGATCACCCGCGCCCGCGAGCACCTCAGCCGCCTGGAAACCACGGCCCTGCCCCATGAGACTGTGGTTGCCAGCCCCGCCAAAACCACCAGCAAACCGGCCGCGCCGCATCAGAGCGACATGTTCGCCAGCCTGCCCCATCCGGTGCTGGATGAGTTGGCTAAGCTTGACTTGGACGGCTTGACGCCGAGAAAAGCGCTCGAAATGTTATATGCACTGCAGGTTCGGATATAA
- a CDS encoding AraC family transcriptional regulator translates to MTTKISAHASRAEYARRMNRVLNYIDAHLDTPLDGAQLADIANFSRFHFHRIFAAWMGETLGIYVRRRRLEKAAFRLSCGSHESVLETALASGFNSGEAFARAFKLQFGCTPSKWRANTPQRLAAQAAAIGLRPGPQESNPDQVFGNAHQAHERTFNDAGFSSPPVKEPTMDVRIIDLPKVRVAYQRLIGPYGPAIGHFWRGTMAPWMHSNGLGGERCYGIGYDDPSITPPNKCRYDACVEVPACFVTSAQADIQTLPGGRYAVARFKGKTDKIADAWMWLTREWMPSSGLQCDDRPCFEMFFTANATDSGTGEFTCDICIPVRAL, encoded by the coding sequence ATGACCACCAAAATCTCCGCCCACGCATCCCGCGCCGAGTACGCCCGGCGTATGAACCGCGTACTCAACTACATCGATGCCCACCTGGACACCCCATTGGATGGCGCCCAGTTGGCCGATATCGCCAACTTTTCGCGCTTCCATTTTCATCGGATTTTCGCGGCGTGGATGGGCGAGACATTGGGCATTTACGTCCGGAGGCGGCGACTGGAGAAGGCAGCGTTCCGCCTGTCCTGCGGCAGCCATGAAAGCGTGCTTGAAACGGCATTGGCCAGCGGTTTCAACTCAGGCGAAGCATTCGCACGGGCCTTCAAACTCCAGTTTGGCTGCACGCCATCCAAGTGGCGCGCCAACACACCGCAGCGGCTGGCAGCGCAGGCGGCTGCCATCGGGCTGCGGCCGGGTCCGCAGGAGAGCAATCCTGATCAGGTCTTCGGCAATGCCCATCAGGCACATGAGCGTACGTTCAACGACGCTGGGTTCTCTTCTCCTCCAGTGAAAGAGCCCACCATGGACGTACGCATTATTGACTTACCCAAGGTACGCGTTGCCTACCAACGCCTGATCGGCCCCTACGGCCCCGCAATCGGCCACTTCTGGCGCGGGACCATGGCGCCATGGATGCACTCCAACGGCCTCGGCGGTGAACGGTGTTACGGCATAGGCTATGACGATCCCTCCATCACGCCCCCAAACAAGTGCCGGTATGACGCCTGCGTTGAAGTGCCAGCCTGTTTTGTGACCAGCGCCCAGGCAGACATCCAGACCCTGCCGGGCGGCCGCTATGCCGTAGCGCGCTTCAAAGGGAAAACAGACAAAATAGCCGATGCCTGGATGTGGCTGACGCGTGAATGGATGCCCTCCAGCGGTCTGCAATGCGATGACCGGCCATGTTTCGAGATGTTTTTTACGGCGAACGCAACCGACTCTGGCACCGGTGAATTCACCTGCGACATTTGCATCCCCGTGCGGGCGCTGTAA